A genomic stretch from Chelmon rostratus isolate fCheRos1 chromosome 14, fCheRos1.pri, whole genome shotgun sequence includes:
- the LOC121617149 gene encoding uncharacterized protein LOC121617149 — MKRQFNRRGHHEHVFEGHLKLNDLKEKGQGLENQYLFKDNIPAYPRPEFHVSHLKHDTNQAGLRGIRDAHGFTGSLLWWSLVVGPDEIKSAEKRLLETTYPERTEEQAQSQQSFLTKFATSQAFSETSRLGSYRFTFPLEELLKAYSDQFCCGAQPVMRVLKTVLYKQEVMYAVLVHSPDSQDLFLDYPLLTDDSNSVCTYKDGCFIWRSEAMCETHRYTLVLRHEEKQMEAEVVLSRPQFYVWDNVAVALHVDQQVLKFDADRLRESLKFCSRATPAIIPPWEFDDFPVAEKVVKELWPDYPSPLERAE, encoded by the exons ATGAAGAGACAGTTCAACAGGAGAGGACATCATGAGCATGTTTTTGAAGGTCACTTGAAGCTGAATGATTTGAAAGAGAAAGGACAGGGTTTGGAAAACCAGTACCTCTTCAAGGACAACATCCCAGCTTATCCCCGACCAGAGTTCCATGTGTCTCATCTAAAACACGACACAAACCAAGCTGGATTACGTGGCATCAGGGATGCTCATGGCTTCACAGGGTCTCTGCTGTGGTGGAGTCTGGTTGTGGGACCTGATGAGATCAAGTCAGCTGAGAAGAGGCTCCTGGAGACAACCTACCCAGAACGGACGGAGGAGCAGGCCCAGTCGCAGCAGAGCTTCCTGACGAAGTTTGCCACCTCCCAAGCCTTCAGTGAGACCTCCAGGCTGGGCTCGTACCGCTTCACCTTCCCCCTGGAAGAGCTGCTGAAGGCTTACAGCGACCAG TTTTGCTGCGGTGCTCAGCCCGTCATGCGGGTACTCAAGACCGTCCTGTACAAACAAGAAGTGATGTATGCCGTGCTGGTCCACAGCCCAGACAGTCAGGACCTGTTCTTAGACTATCCTTTGCTGACTGATGACTCAAACTCTGTCTGCACTTACAAAGATGGCTGCTTCATCTGGAGGTCAGAGGCCATGTgtgagacacacag ATACACTTTGGTCCTGAGGCATGAGGAGAAGCAGATGGAAGCGGAGGTGGTGCTGTCTCGCCCTCAGTTTTATGTTTGGGATAATGTCGCCGTCGCCCTGCACGTGGACCAACAG GTGCTGAAGTTTGATGCTGACCGACTGAGAGAGAGCCTCAAGTTCTGTAGTAGAGCAACGCCTGCAATTATACCTCCATGGGAATTTGATGACTTCCCAGTTGCTGAAAAGGTTGTAAAAGAATTGTGGCCTGATTATCCGTCACCACTGGAGAGAGCTGAATAg